A region of Solibacillus isronensis DNA encodes the following proteins:
- a CDS encoding VanW family protein, with product MKTNFIYLVLIGLCFLTGCEKAPYSGATETGEEEQQIEASTNAPLPESEAIVGEYPLIYPAVITLIDPRTMEIVKSFTPQLLGYGTDSELYEANVKKIAKDLARGTKERTGYDQTMVLHKVEENGNVIEGSPGIILKESELVEKILTASPKGDHIFLPLYILETDLEIDIPSLDDVTVASFTTYFNGAQSGRSENIELSSKAIHNILVGDGDYFSFNTMVGERTVEKGYQPAPEIINKELVMGIGGGICQTSSTLFNAVDQLGIRITERHHHSLNIGYVPTGRDATVAYGSLDFKFQNTSGAPFLIKAYYSKGALTIAITTSHQYKELFKK from the coding sequence ATGAAAACAAACTTCATTTATTTAGTACTGATCGGTCTTTGTTTTCTTACAGGCTGTGAAAAAGCGCCGTATTCTGGTGCTACCGAAACCGGTGAAGAAGAACAGCAAATTGAAGCTTCAACTAACGCACCGTTGCCGGAAAGTGAAGCGATTGTCGGAGAATATCCGCTTATCTATCCAGCTGTCATTACATTGATTGATCCGAGAACAATGGAAATCGTGAAATCGTTCACACCACAATTATTAGGGTACGGTACGGATAGCGAACTGTACGAAGCTAATGTTAAGAAAATAGCAAAAGATTTAGCCAGAGGAACGAAAGAAAGGACCGGCTATGATCAAACAATGGTGCTTCATAAAGTGGAGGAGAACGGGAACGTTATTGAAGGGAGCCCCGGTATCATATTAAAGGAAAGTGAATTGGTCGAAAAAATTTTAACAGCTTCACCAAAAGGAGATCATATTTTTTTACCGCTGTATATATTGGAAACGGATCTGGAAATAGACATTCCTTCATTAGATGATGTGACCGTTGCCTCGTTTACGACTTATTTTAATGGAGCACAAAGTGGAAGAAGTGAAAATATCGAGCTTTCCTCAAAGGCCATCCATAATATTTTAGTTGGGGATGGAGATTATTTTTCTTTTAACACAATGGTTGGAGAGCGAACGGTGGAAAAAGGTTATCAACCGGCACCTGAAATTATCAATAAGGAGCTGGTGATGGGAATTGGCGGTGGAATTTGCCAAACATCCTCGACATTATTTAATGCTGTCGACCAGTTAGGAATACGCATTACGGAAAGGCATCACCATTCACTGAACATCGGATATGTCCCGACAGGCAGGGATGCCACAGTTGCTTACGGATCGCTCGATTTCAAGTTTCAAAATACGAGCGGGGCTCCGTTTTTAATTAAAGCGTATTACAGTAAAGGTGCGCTGACAATCGCGATCACGACATCGCATCAATATAAAGAACTATTTAAAAAGTAA
- a CDS encoding M23 family metallopeptidase codes for MKYRIALMMASVFILGFMPVADASEEDTTLTKEQLMQKRMDYYIQHENILLPWYYLAAVDQFERNIQEVRKDIPKRESVIAIQFSDEFWSGILNPSGEDTSPVSIAYFNGSGMDGNGDGVADRSDDRDVLFTLANYLRQYGYGEDNFKLALWDYYKNELSVNQIMVIAKLYEKFGTINLDNHTFPLSTHADYSYRGTWGANRGWGGRRIHEGTDIFAPYNTPVYSTSYGVIEVMGWNQFGGWRVGIRDNHNSYHYYAHLAYFQKGLKEGDIVEAGQVIGYVGSTGYGKEGTAGKFPPHLHYGIYKYNGRTEWAFDPYPALARWEKEAKQRKQ; via the coding sequence ATGAAATACCGTATCGCATTGATGATGGCGTCCGTTTTTATTTTAGGTTTTATGCCGGTTGCCGATGCTTCTGAAGAGGACACCACCTTGACGAAAGAACAGCTAATGCAAAAAAGGATGGACTACTATATACAGCATGAAAATATATTATTGCCCTGGTATTATTTAGCTGCCGTCGATCAGTTTGAACGGAATATTCAGGAAGTGCGAAAAGATATTCCGAAACGGGAAAGTGTCATTGCGATCCAATTTTCGGATGAATTTTGGTCAGGTATTTTAAATCCGTCGGGCGAAGATACTTCCCCGGTTTCAATTGCTTATTTTAATGGAAGCGGTATGGATGGAAACGGAGATGGGGTAGCAGACCGTTCCGATGATAGGGATGTATTGTTTACATTAGCGAACTATTTAAGACAGTACGGATATGGTGAGGATAATTTTAAATTGGCATTATGGGACTATTATAAAAACGAATTATCGGTGAATCAAATAATGGTTATTGCAAAATTATATGAGAAATTCGGAACTATCAATTTAGACAATCATACATTTCCATTATCCACTCATGCCGATTATAGCTATAGGGGAACATGGGGAGCAAATCGCGGCTGGGGTGGCCGAAGAATCCATGAAGGAACAGACATTTTTGCTCCGTACAACACACCGGTCTATTCAACGTCATACGGTGTAATTGAAGTGATGGGCTGGAATCAGTTTGGCGGCTGGCGTGTCGGTATTCGTGATAATCATAACTCGTATCATTATTATGCACACCTTGCTTATTTCCAAAAAGGGCTCAAAGAAGGCGATATTGTCGAGGCAGGACAAGTAATCGGCTATGTTGGAAGCACAGGGTATGGTAAAGAAGGAACAGCCGGAAAATTCCCGCCGCATCTACACTACGGCATCTATAAATATAATGGTCGTACAGAGTGGGCATTTGATCCGTATCCAGCCTTGGCAAGGTGGGAAAAAGAAGCGAAACAAAGAAAACAATAA